The DNA sequence AACATTGAGGAATTGGATAGCACAGCTGCAGAAATAAAAGGCAGAAAGGTCAAAAGCAATGATCAGCAGAGCAATACAACTAGAGATGATGATACATGATAGTCAAAGCAGGGCAAGacaagaaaaaggagaaagtaGAGATGATGTTAGGCATGCTTAAGTTCTAGTAACTGCCTTTAGCTAAATCAGTTAGAATGCAACTAGTTCTGTTCAGTCCATTAGTTGCTGAGTTGGAATTAGTTAGTGgttagaaaactctagaaactATTGATTATAAGTAACAATACTTGCTGCTATAGAAATTACCTTTTTGGTTCACAATACAATTCACAGATTCATTCCTTTCTCTctgcttctctctctctcttttctctaaACCTTCACATCAGATCTCTGAGTCTTCTTGGTTCAGGTTCTTGATACCtttcaataataaaaaactaattttatgtttttaaattataaagaatttaatattatgttataatatttgaaaattttaaccGATAAAAGAAGATATACAAatgattatatttataataattattaactttttttgcatgtttatgtaatttaacataattttagtaaatgattttgaatttcttaattaatgtaCAAATGtctaaaaaaatacttatatatataatgatgagcTTATGCCACtaattaaaatacttttataaaGGGTGTAATCGGGGTTGGTTAATTCGGATTTACACGAAAAATATACTTGaactaattaaaatacaattgTGTCAAAATTTGGATCAAATTCAGCATTTGTTTAACTCAGACTTAAACcaattcaattaaaataaaatcgaATGAGTTTGGATAATTAGGTATttgattaaaatttataaaataaataaattataaaaaaattatagaaaagaacaaaaaatacaataaatataaacaaaataaaaaaattaaaattataaattatcaTTACAGATAAATATTACAATTACAAATTAATATCAAAAGTCAAACctacaaattatatttttaattgaatataTAAGTAATCGAGTATTCAGGGTTGGATCGAGTATTCATTACCGTTTAAACAAAATTTTAGCTTATTATATCCGGTTAAAttgtatgaaaaaaatataaaaaaattattaaaatttattatttttggttattagttaattattaatatttaaaaatataaaataaaatatattgttagattattaaattaataaaatttgactaaaaataaaattaataaataaataaaagttaaaaacaaaaaattttattgccAACCATTTCTCTTGTATATATCGGTTTGGTTTGGGTTTGTTAGCATAATTGAGTTTTCACGATGCGCATAGACTCCTTCCTCTACATTATGCATGCAAAACAAGACTAATCACTAAAAGTAGAATTAATTAACTTGATAGGAACCATTAAACACATATACGAAGAAAAACACTACTATAGTGTATGTGTATAACTTAAAGGGTAAAAATTCAGCTGGAGTTGAGTTGTATTTATGTGAaatcattaattaaaaattattaaataatttaatatatttgactaaattattatttaatatttttgaatcattaatttcacaaaaaaataattgtgCACACGAATATTCATCCACTTGAATCCATTCGGAAAATCCAATTAAGATTGATGGATCTTTCTAGTAAGAAATCTTGTTAACAAGAGCGAGAGCATTGCTATTCATCCAAGCAACATTAGCAATACTCGATTGGATCTTCTTCTGCAATGAAACCCTCACTTTCATTTCACCGATTCCATCCGTACAAGTGTACTCATCCGTAATTGCAGCACTcatccatgtctttatgctgtcccaCTCAAACCTCTCCTCCACCGTCCTCGTTCCATTCAGCCGCGCCAACTGCTTCGCCGACTGCTGCAGCCGGTCCACCGTGTCGTCTATGTTATCCCGGCAATCCGCCAGCACCGAACTCTCCGCTTTTGTTAGCTTCGTCGATCGGGATAGTTTTGTCAGCGTTCTGAACGAGCTCTTCGCTATCATTACCGTTATGTTAACGGCTACTTTTGTGAGTGTGACGCGGTTTGTTTTGACTTGCCATGCGTAGTGTGACAAGTAGTTGTAACAGAAATTAGGGTATGTGGTTGAATTGCACTCATCCTTTATGAATTTCTTGTATGTGTTTATGGATTTTTGTGTGGTGGGAGAGTAACTTGAAGATGATGTATGAACAAGGGTTGAGATTAATGCAATGGATACAAGTATTCTCAACATTattgatgataatgatgattaATTATCTCTAGTATTAATGTATTAATGTGTATTAATGCAAAGCTAGAAGGAATGTAATGGTGGGTTTTATAAGGAAAATTTGTTATGATGAGTATTTGAGGTTCTTAGCAATGATGTGGTGGAAAAAGAATCAATGAGGAAATTAATTAAATCATGAAGATGAGTAATTAAAAATTGCTGGAAAATTCTGTAATGTTGATAAGCCAAATCTAAAGCGTGGAAGAAGGGGATAGCACATGCCACATGGTGATGATTTCATGGATACTGTTTTAGTTTCTTTTCTATGAATGTAACATCATGAATCACAATCTGATTTGAAGGAAAATGGAGTAGCTAGCACATGCTtgacttatatatatatatatatatattaaatgcatTTACAAGTACATATTACGCTAAAAAAATATGGAATAATTAATTGTGATTAAGCATGTAGTTTATCAACTAATTATAGTGACAATGTAAATCCTTATggataaaatattatattgaaaaataattaaataaatagagGGGGAATATTCATGCATGCATGTCAATGAAGAGTGAAGGGaaacaattaataataaaaatagttagagAAAGTATAGAgagccaatgaaatatttgtacaatatgtacaatggaggtttagggATGTCCGATtcagtattagagatataaccattagtgttaTCTTTTTTCATTAGCGtaagcttttgggatgagtgatATCATGACATGATAAAAATTAACTTAACTTTTTAGGATGAGTGATTTTATGacatgagatgtttattatccctagtATCCGAATGATTATTTTAGATAGTATGAGTGACGTTCATTTTATAACTCATATAGTCCATTGTatacattgtacaaatattctatTAGCTCCCTAATAGAGCAACATATACTGAAACAAATTAACGTAGAAGGGCAACATATACTGAAACAAATAAGTTATATAACTGATATGGTTTGAACTCTGGATTAAAGATAAGCAAGGAAATTGGAATCAAAGGATGAGAAGGGGAAAAGAAGAGTTTACTATTGCTACTAGCTAGTTTTATTCTAGGAAGTGAGTTCAACATTTTTAATGTAGAAAGAAATAATTggttaatattaatttaaatataacataaaaaataagaaaaaatgttaatcacttaaattttttattttattttgttttataacTATGAAAAAGAGTTAATTCATAAAAAGAAATCACTACTTTAATATTTATCAATACTAGCGTTTCAATAGTTATGGCCGGCcgttttttactttttttttgtatagattaatttaatttattaaatttaaatattaaaattacaaTGTACAGATATTTTTGGagtaaataatttttagtaattttgaCCAATATTTAATCAATACGAATATCAcactatttttaataaataaatgttattaatttatgtgtataaattttagtaaatataaattatatgataaattatatatttttttatacaaattttatgtaaatatgaataaaaattattactgactaaatattaatttaaagtaataatatttattagttatataatattattatataatttttaatataaaataattttatatatattaattatataatattatattaataaaaataattaattttttattaataatctGAACGGATAtccaaaaaagataaaatttaataactgtctaaaatattttatatcatcagtatattaaaatcaaattttatatagtatataatGCATGTATgctagaaaaatattttaaatatagaTATACTTTATATGacagaaaatataaaatcaatcaTCGTTTAATAGTTAAAACTTTTGTATAGAATTAATATCCTAAAGGTactagattttttttaaatgccTGGACAC is a window from the Arachis stenosperma cultivar V10309 chromosome 3, arast.V10309.gnm1.PFL2, whole genome shotgun sequence genome containing:
- the LOC130970847 gene encoding pectinesterase inhibitor 4-like, whose product is MLRILVSIALISTLVHTSSSSYSPTTQKSINTYKKFIKDECNSTTYPNFCYNYLSHYAWQVKTNRVTLTKVAVNITVMIAKSSFRTLTKLSRSTKLTKAESSVLADCRDNIDDTVDRLQQSAKQLARLNGTRTVEERFEWDSIKTWMSAAITDEYTCTDGIGEMKVRVSLQKKIQSSIANVAWMNSNALALVNKISY